A window of the Deltaproteobacteria bacterium genome harbors these coding sequences:
- the cobD gene encoding cobalamin biosynthesis protein CobD encodes MPPLALLAACMLDLLLGDPEWFPHPVVLMGRLIVILEKAARKLTRPGWGHRIAGGGIVLIVVVFSFETTFFVVKAASVLHPWFGSLLSVFLAWTTLAARTLHREAAKVEKALREEDLEKARRELSGIVGRDTSVLSREGIIRAAVETVAENSSDGVIAPLFYLILGGAPLAMAYKAVNTLDSMLGYKDEACRDLGFFPARFDDLVNFIPARVTGLLLVVVSFLWKGSGRDAFRILRRDGRKHSSPNAGIPEAAAAGALGIQLGGRNFYGGVMIEKPVIGEPVRPLTPGAVRGAVQLMYGAFFLMAMAGVLALMLR; translated from the coding sequence ATGCCGCCTTTAGCGCTTCTTGCCGCCTGCATGCTCGATCTCCTGCTGGGCGATCCGGAATGGTTTCCCCACCCCGTTGTCCTCATGGGCCGTCTGATCGTTATACTCGAAAAGGCGGCACGGAAGCTCACCCGGCCCGGTTGGGGACACCGGATTGCCGGAGGGGGGATCGTCCTGATCGTGGTTGTCTTCTCCTTCGAGACGACCTTCTTTGTTGTAAAAGCCGCTTCGGTTCTCCATCCTTGGTTTGGCTCGCTTCTCTCGGTCTTCCTCGCCTGGACCACGCTGGCCGCCCGGACGCTGCACCGCGAGGCGGCGAAGGTTGAGAAGGCTCTCCGGGAAGAGGATCTTGAAAAGGCGCGGCGGGAGCTTTCCGGGATCGTCGGTCGGGACACGTCCGTACTTTCCCGGGAAGGGATCATCCGGGCTGCCGTGGAGACCGTCGCCGAGAACAGCTCCGACGGGGTGATCGCTCCCCTCTTCTATCTGATCCTCGGAGGCGCGCCCCTCGCCATGGCCTACAAGGCGGTGAACACCCTCGACTCCATGCTGGGGTACAAAGACGAGGCCTGCCGGGATCTCGGTTTTTTCCCGGCCCGTTTCGACGACCTGGTGAACTTTATCCCCGCCCGGGTTACGGGGCTCCTCCTGGTGGTTGTCTCATTCCTGTGGAAAGGATCGGGCCGGGATGCCTTCAGAATCCTCCGGCGGGACGGGCGGAAACATTCAAGTCCCAATGCGGGGATCCCCGAGGCCGCCGCCGCAGGAGCGCTCGGCATTCAGCTCGGCGGCAGGAATTTCTACGGAGGAGTCATGATCGAGAAACCGGTGATCGGGGAACCGGTCCGCCCCCTGACTCCCGGTGCCGTCCGGGGGGCCGTGCAGTTGATGTACGGCGCCTTCTTCCTGATGGCGATGGCGGGGGTGCTCGCGCTGATGCTGCGGTAA
- a CDS encoding cobyric acid synthase — MKRCKSIMVQGTASNVGKSIVTAALCRIFAQEGVRVAPFKAQNMALNSYVTKEGLEIGRAQAVQAEAAGIEPVAAMNPILLKPTTDSGSQVIFMGRPVGNFTARGYYDLKEKAVALVREAYETLAAGFDLIVIEGAGSPAEINLMDRDIVNMRTAEMADAPVLLVADIDRGGVFASLLGTLMLLPRPWRDRVSGLLINKFRGDPSLLAPGLRQIEGRAGKRVLGVLPWCADLGIEEEDSVALEGKAVAGNGPGLTIGVVRLPRISNYTDFDPLGGIDGVEVIYLEDPGVVDTCDAVILPGSKDTLGDLDFLGKSGLAASIRDFARRGGTVAGICGGFQMLGECVEDPGGVESRRVKAEGLALLPFRTVLVPEKITARVRAVMAGGTEELEGYEIHMGRSVATGRCRSLFRIIERNGRPVNDEEGWINGSGNLWGSYLHGIFENASFTRWFLSGLKKNNDVAAGGQDYGSRKEAAFDRLAGLFREHVDLEAIRNMAGLAREKRCRL; from the coding sequence ATGAAACGGTGTAAATCGATCATGGTTCAGGGGACGGCATCGAATGTAGGCAAGAGCATTGTGACCGCCGCCCTCTGCCGGATCTTTGCGCAGGAGGGGGTGCGGGTCGCTCCCTTCAAGGCCCAGAACATGGCCCTCAACTCCTACGTGACGAAGGAGGGGCTCGAGATCGGCCGGGCCCAGGCGGTTCAGGCCGAGGCGGCGGGGATCGAACCGGTGGCGGCGATGAACCCGATACTCCTCAAGCCGACGACCGACTCCGGCTCCCAGGTGATCTTCATGGGCCGCCCCGTGGGGAACTTCACGGCACGGGGATACTATGACCTCAAGGAGAAGGCTGTCGCACTGGTCCGGGAGGCCTACGAGACCCTGGCCGCCGGGTTCGATCTCATCGTGATCGAAGGGGCGGGAAGTCCCGCCGAGATCAACCTGATGGACCGGGATATCGTCAATATGCGGACGGCCGAAATGGCCGATGCCCCGGTCCTCCTTGTGGCCGACATCGACCGGGGCGGGGTCTTTGCCTCCCTCCTGGGGACCCTGATGCTTCTTCCCCGGCCGTGGCGTGACCGCGTTTCCGGTCTTCTCATCAACAAGTTCCGGGGGGACCCGTCTCTCCTTGCGCCCGGTTTGAGGCAGATTGAAGGGCGGGCGGGCAAACGGGTCCTGGGCGTCCTTCCCTGGTGTGCCGATCTCGGGATCGAGGAGGAGGACAGCGTAGCGCTGGAAGGCAAAGCGGTTGCCGGCAACGGACCGGGGCTGACCATCGGTGTCGTCCGCCTTCCCCGGATCTCCAACTATACCGATTTCGATCCCCTCGGGGGGATCGACGGGGTGGAGGTTATCTATCTTGAGGATCCCGGTGTTGTCGATACCTGCGATGCCGTGATCCTGCCGGGGAGCAAGGACACCCTGGGGGATCTCGACTTTCTCGGAAAGAGCGGTCTTGCCGCGTCGATCCGGGACTTCGCGAGGCGGGGCGGGACCGTTGCCGGGATCTGCGGGGGATTCCAGATGCTCGGGGAGTGCGTGGAGGATCCGGGCGGCGTGGAGAGCCGCCGCGTGAAGGCGGAAGGACTGGCCCTCCTCCCCTTCCGAACGGTCCTTGTGCCGGAGAAGATCACGGCCCGTGTCCGCGCGGTCATGGCAGGGGGGACGGAGGAGCTGGAGGGGTACGAGATCCACATGGGAAGGAGCGTTGCAACGGGGAGGTGCCGAAGCCTTTTCCGGATCATTGAGCGGAACGGCAGGCCGGTGAATGACGAAGAGGGATGGATCAACGGGAGCGGGAACCTCTGGGGGAGCTATCTCCACGGTATTTTCGAGAATGCTTCTTTCACCCGGTGGTTTCTGTCCGGTTTGAAAAAGAACAACGATGTCGCCGCCGGGGGGCAGGACTACGGAAGCCGCAAGGAGGCGGCCTTTGACCGCCTGGCCGGGCTCTTCCGGGAGCACGTCGATCTTGAGGCGATCCGTAACATGGCCGGCCTTGCCCGGGAGAAGAGATGCCGCCTTTAG
- a CDS encoding threonine-phosphate decarboxylase, whose protein sequence is MIQQHGGNLREISKACGIPEEEILDFSASINPLGPPKGALKAILDGMDRLVHYPEIDGMTLRERLAGEGNLSVENVLVGNGSSEFVYLVPRVLSPRRALVPVPSFSDYGRALRLAGCGVVSFPLIAEESFRLDPGRLIDALSEKIDLLVLCNPNNPTGGLLSAEEVLMVVDAAADRGIIVLCDEAFIDFVPDGSVRHRVKEFPNLLVLRSFTKFYGIPGLRAGAIYGDGVLVRRIGACQEPWTMNRLAGAAVAAALDDAEYRERTLELIDAERAVLVGRLASLPGVRVFPSSANFLLLETSSPMPEPDRLFGALLRAGILVRNCASFSGLGPRFFRIAIRSSEENGLLLETFQAVVRRFV, encoded by the coding sequence ATGATTCAACAACATGGCGGGAACCTTCGGGAGATCTCGAAGGCCTGCGGGATTCCAGAGGAAGAGATCCTCGATTTCTCGGCCTCGATCAATCCGCTGGGGCCGCCGAAAGGGGCGCTCAAGGCTATCCTCGACGGGATGGACCGGCTTGTCCACTATCCCGAGATCGACGGGATGACGCTGCGTGAGCGCCTGGCCGGGGAGGGGAACCTCTCTGTTGAGAACGTACTTGTCGGCAACGGAAGCAGTGAGTTTGTCTACCTTGTGCCGAGGGTCTTGTCGCCGAGGCGGGCGCTGGTCCCGGTCCCATCCTTCTCCGATTACGGGCGGGCACTGAGACTCGCCGGATGCGGGGTTGTCTCTTTTCCCCTGATTGCCGAAGAGTCGTTCCGGCTCGATCCCGGAAGGTTGATTGACGCGCTGTCGGAGAAAATAGATCTGCTTGTCCTCTGCAACCCCAATAACCCGACGGGGGGGCTCCTTTCTGCTGAAGAGGTTCTCATGGTCGTGGATGCGGCGGCGGACCGGGGAATCATTGTGCTTTGCGATGAGGCCTTCATCGACTTCGTCCCGGACGGGTCGGTCCGGCATCGTGTGAAGGAGTTTCCGAACCTCCTGGTTCTTCGTTCCTTCACGAAGTTCTACGGGATCCCCGGACTGCGTGCGGGGGCGATTTATGGAGACGGGGTGCTGGTCAGGAGGATCGGCGCATGCCAGGAGCCCTGGACCATGAACCGCCTTGCGGGCGCCGCCGTGGCTGCGGCGCTTGATGACGCTGAATACCGGGAGAGGACCCTTGAGCTCATTGATGCAGAGAGGGCCGTCTTGGTCGGAAGGCTTGCATCCCTGCCGGGTGTGCGGGTTTTTCCCTCATCGGCCAACTTTCTTCTACTGGAAACTTCTTCCCCCATGCCGGAACCGGACCGGCTTTTCGGCGCCCTTCTTCGTGCCGGGATTCTCGTCCGGAACTGTGCTTCCTTTTCCGGACTCGGCCCCCGTTTTTTTCGAATCGCCATCCGTTCTTCCGAGGAGAACGGCCTTTTGCTCGAGACTTTTCAGGCGGTGGTTCGAAGGTTTGTCTGA